One Tetrapisispora phaffii CBS 4417 chromosome 3, complete genome DNA segment encodes these proteins:
- the RMD5 gene encoding ubiquitin-protein ligase RMD5 (similar to Saccharomyces cerevisiae RMD5 (YDR255C); ancestral locus Anc_8.495) gives MAHLLNSLDSGYQSFYIDKNKDETWLSRTYNDTHEFKIQLKKLKAHLNKCIQDAEEDELNATGNVKNINNEKEILKRAKKRGLVISKLNKASRQWNNNVTKQVKLSGIQYNKFKNQTNMKSHNGDLDSVYINKISEEYKNDIYLAIGYHIARYGLGEMQTVKRNEIETYLKDVYGLDEKVAAIYISMTEKINNIKTYNTKDCINDYDKNSDIYFEIYLLDIMILIKDKNILTTLEYLRKSTSRSFFNNKSSIIVEKISPFLTKVMLGLEVENIDELLNQQVDICVDLVSKDYCKQNKISFDSSLFSIILSGIISLQFFIKYNNIQKALHVDWTTKNELPFNVKLPESVSKFHSIFICPVLKEETTIENPPYSLPCHHVISRKALDKLSKNGTISFKCPYCPVAATISKTMKVNFILL, from the coding sequence ATGGCGCAtctattaaattcattagaTTCAGGGTATCAGAGCTTCTATATTgacaaaaataaagatgaaaCTTGGTTATCGAGAACATATAACGATACTcatgaatttaaaattcaaCTTAAAAAGTTAAAGGCACATTTGAACAAATGCATTCAAGATGCTGAAGAAGACGAACTAAATGCTACAGGAAATgttaaaaacattaataatgagaaggaaattttaaaaagagCTAAAAAGAGAGGTTTGGTTATTAGTAAACTAAATAAAGCATCAAGACAGTGGAATAATAATGTCACGAAACAAGTCAAACTATCAGGAATTcaatacaataaatttaaaaaccAAACTAACATGAAATCGCATAACGGTGATCTTGATTCagtttatattaataaaatttcagaaGAATACAAgaatgatatttatttagCAATTGGTTATCATATTGCTAGATATGGTTTAGGTGAGATGCAGACAGTAAAAAGGAATGAAATAGAAACGTACTTAAAAGATGTTTACGGATTGGATGAAAAGGTAGCagctatatatatatctatgacggagaaaataaacaatataaagACCTACAATACGAAGGATTGCATTAATGATTACGATAAAAattcagatatatattttgaaatctatttattagatataatgatattgatcaaagataaaaatatactaacCACACTAGAATACTTGAGAAAGAGTACTTCAAGAagcttcttcaataataaatcaagTATCATTGTCGAAAAAATATCACCATTCTTAACAAAAGTAATGTTAGGACTCGAagttgaaaatattgatgaattgCTAAATCAACAAGTGGATATATGTGTTGATCTTGTTTCAAAAGATTATTGTAAACAGAATAAAATCTCGTTTGATTCTTCATTGTTTTCAATCATATTGAGTGGTATAATATCATTACAGTTTTTTATTAAGTATAATAACATCCAAAAGGCATTGCATGTCGATTGGACTACAAAAAATGAACTACCATTTAATGTTAAATTACCTGAAAGTGTATCCAAATTTCATTCGATATTCATATGTCCGGTTTTGAAAGAAGAGACTACTATAGAAAATCCACCTTATTCTTTACCTTGTCACCATGTTATTTCAAGGAAGGCTCTAGATAagttatcaaaaaatggaacaatatcatttaaatgtCCATATTGTCCTGTAGCGGCAACAATTTCTAAAACTATGAAAGTaaatttcatattattataa
- the ELC1 gene encoding elongin C (similar to Saccharomyces cerevisiae ELC1 (YPL046C); ancestral locus Anc_8.494) produces MDIITLVSKDNVEFEVPKEVIIISQTLKAMVDSPFIENSGKITLTNFDSPVLAVIVDYLNYNFKYKDEDPTKVDIPEFEIPTELSLELLLAADYLNI; encoded by the coding sequence ATGGATATTATAACCCTAGTGTCGAAAGATAATGTTGAATTTGAAGTTCCTAAAGAAGTCATAATCATATCACAAACCCTAAAAGCGATGGTGGATAGCCCTTTCATTGAAAACAGTGGAAAAATCACGTTAACTAATTTCGATTCTCCCGTTTTAGCAGTTATTgttgattatttaaattacaATTTTAAGTATAAAGATGAGGATCCAACTAAAGTTGATATTCCGGAATTTGAAATTCCCACAGAGCTTTCCTTGGAACTATTATTGGCTGCTGactatttgaatatttaa